A region of the Fulvia fulva chromosome 7, complete sequence genome:
GTGGTGAGAAAGCGCTGCTATCGCGCTGATGTCGCAAGCGGGCTTGGAGACGGGAATTTTCGACCACCCCCCAAAGAACCAACAACGTATTGCCCTATGACATTCATATTACCTGAGCTTCATCTTCATACCTATATCTAGCTGCCTGGTAAGTTTGGTGTTGATACACCGTGTCGTTGTGGTGCAGTGTCGTCATCGCCCAAGCCCATATCTCTGGCTTGGCGCCGGGTTCAAGCTCCCAAGCTGGGAAAGCTGGGAAAGGGACCCGAAGTTCAGCCGATGCGGCTTCAGAATTCGCACCTCAATCTGAGCCCATCAACAACACCACAACGCAGCGATATATCAAGATGAAACATAATGATTCTGTATTCGCGATGCTATTCTGAGCAATTTGAGCTACATATCGTGTATTTTGAGCGTGTGTGGCAATTGATACAAGCCAGCAACACCATGTGTCGGAACGCGAGAATCCGAGCTGGGGTGCGGCGATTGCTGGGGTGCGGCGAAGCTTGTGGCGGCTAGCGCCACTTGTATCAGATCTGGTCATCGGAAGATCAATGCGATTTCCATGAAGAGGAAAGTGTCTGAATTGTTAGTGTCTATAGCCAGATCGTGTCTTTGATATATAGCTCGACCTCACGTCCTGCACTGCGAATACTATCAGTATCAAGTCTTTCGTTCATCCACACATACACCGTCACTCATCCACCCAACCCACACTCACTCACCCACCCACAATGAAGTCCACACTCCCCCTCCTCGTCGCAGCAGCAGCATCCCTCACCACCTGCACCCCCCTCACAAAACGCCAGTTCGGCAGCTTCGGCGGCTTCTCATCCTCCACCTCCTCGGACCTCGAGAATGGCGACTGCAAAGCCGTAACTTTCATCTTCGCCCGCGGATCCACCGAGACCGGGAACATGGGCCCAACTGTCGGTCCTTCGACGTGCTCCGCCCTCAAGGCAGAGTTGGGAGACGATGCAGTGGCGTGTCAGGGTGTTGGGGGTTCCTATGTGGCAGATCTCGGCTCAAATGCGTTGCCGGATGGGACTACGAAGGCCGCGATCGAGGAGGCGACGGGGTTGTTTGAGTTGGCGAAAAGCCAGTGTCCGGATACGCAGGTCGTTGCTGGAGGGTATTCGTAAGTTGATGTGGTCGTAGAGAATGTGGAGATGTGTGCTGATGTTGTGGTGATGTAGTCAAGGAGCTGCTCTCATGGCTGCGGCCGTTGGCGGTCTTGATGCCGATACTATGGCTACGGTTAAGGGTGTTGTGTTGTATGGGTACACGAAGAACCTGCAGAATGGTGGGAAGATTCCAAGTATGTCTCTTCGATCGGTGTGTTGCGAAGGTGTGGGCTAATATCTGCATGCAGACTACCCAGCAGACCAGACGAAAGTCTTCTGCAACGCGAGCGACGGCGTCTGCTCTGGTACACTGGCGGTCACCGCTGGTCACTTGACTTACGGAGCGGACGTGCAAGAGGCATCGGAGTTTCTGGCTGGCACTGTGCAGGCATAAATGTGCCAGGGTGTGGCTGCGAATCTGTTTCAACAACAATTAGACTCTGTTACCTATTACTTCTTCGAGGGTGCGTAGGGGTGTTCTTCGAGGGTGCGTAGGGGCGTTCTTCGAGGGTGCGTAGGGTGTTCTTCGAGGGTCCGTACTTAGGAAGAGGGCCTTTAGAATAAAAGCTATCGCTAACAAATTCGAGCTACCGTCTAATTAGTTAGAAAGAACGTAGAAATTCAGGATTAGCTCGCTTACTAGCTGCTGCGGCGCGGTAAATCCTGTTCCGAGTACGTAGATGCGCGACGAGCACGACCCCTCGGACACTACGACGACTGCGACATTGCGACGACTGCGACATTGCGACGACTGCGACATTACGACGACTGCGACATTGCGACGACTGCGACATTACGACGACTGCGACATTGCGACGACATCGTGACAATAGCGAACAAGTTGTTTCTCGAGCTGCGGGTGCTACCCTTCGTCATTTCCATAAGGACGGAGGCCTTTCAACACATCATTTTATACACTATCAGCGCCGCGAAAGCTGCTACTTGACTCACATCATAGCTTGTTCGGGAACAATGGGGCATTTCTTCCTCCTCGAAACGATTCTAACATCTCCTTTCCCATCCACTGCGCTCTCGACTTCGCAATGCCACTTTCCAGATCCTGCATCTTGTTCGCCTGTATCAGTACGCCTTTGCCATTCGCTTTGAGTCCTTCACCCATGAGGTTCGCCACTGTCAGCGCGATCGTTTCGGCATCATTGATCGGCACACCACGCCGAGCCATATCTTGGCCCCAGTCCTCCAGAGATTGGCCCTCTTTCCGTCCAACGATGATGTTCGTGAGCGTGATGCCCGGTGCGATGACCGAGATGGCAATGCCAGTCTTGGCGCAGTCGCCTTTCAGAGCACGTAGATATCCGACGACTCCATGCTTTGCGGCAGAGTACAGAGGTGCGCCTGCTGAGGCCAGGTAGCCTGCCAATGATGCAGTCATCACGATACTCCCGCCTCGACCTTCGCCCGAGCCCTTCTTCGCAGAAGCAGCAGAGTCGTTTCGCAAATGGTACATGGCCAGTTTCAGGGTGTCGCCCACTGCACGAATGTCGACGTCGATGGTTGCTCTTTGGGGCTCGGCTAGCTTGCCATCGCTGTCATAGACGTCAGTCCAAATCTGCTCGCCCAGTTCAGCTAGACCAGCGTTGACGAAAACACAGTCGATGCCGCCGAACTTCTGAGCAGCTTGGGCGAAAGCATCTCGTTGAGAAGTCCAGGATAGGATGTCACATTGGCAGTAGAGGAAGCGTGGTGACTGGTTTAGATCAGACTTCTCGATAAGTTTCGGTGATGACGCTATGTCGAGGACGACGACATTGTTCTCGTATGCTGGTCCGTGGAGATATAAGGCTGTGGCTAAACCAATGCCGCTGCAGTACCGCTTAGCACTGATAAAAGTCACAAAGATGGGGTGCTTACCCTGCTCCGCCAGTGATGAGGATGGTCTTGTTGCGGGGCGGGTTCGCACTATCCGGCGTCAAAGTGTATACCTCAGAAGCCATGACTATGTCCTGTGGCGACGAGGAGTCCCTTTGCTGGTAATCGGAAAGATAGAGGCCAGCTTCAAGCCATGTTCAGAGGGGCCGCAACGACAACCTCGGCTTGTTGCGATGGAGTCGGCATATTCAAAACGATCCCATGTTGGTCAGAATACTGTACCCTGCCATGATCTCGACCACAATGTAAGGATATCTAATGGTGATCTAGTAGTGGTTGTTGCAAACGTAAAAGTGCGGTTGGAGGTTGGGTTTCGTGGCTGCCTCAGGGTTCAGGCCACCACTTTTGCCGCATTCACGAACCGCTGACTCTTGTTGCTCTTCTTCGTGCCACCAGAAGCCGGACACATGGCAGAACACTGACTCACAGCTAGCCAACCGCTCCACACCCCACCAAAGCCATCTGAGCCCCACCAACACGTACGCTAACTCCCAGCACTTCCACCAACCCAACACTAACAGTCAACATGAAGACCGACAATTATCTGTCTCTCTGCCTCGAGCAGGCTGCCAAGTCGCCGCTCCACTACCGCCATGGCGCCATCATCGTTCGCGGCGGCAAGGTCATCGGCCACGGCTACAACGACTACAAGCCCGGCTTCAATGGAGGCAGTCTGAAGCACGGCAAGATCGCCCAGGGCACCTTCGATGGCGACGCCGTCAAGCAGCTGAAGGACAAGTTGAAGAAAAAGAACAAGCAGCAGCAGGACATACAGCATCCGCAGCGGCAGCCGCAGCCGCAGCAGTCTCGGGGTAGCTTTGTCCTATTCGAGCGCCAGAATGGCACTGGTGGTGGCCACTCGCTCAATGAGCCACTCTCAATGCACTCGGAGATGATGGCCATCTACTCGGCTTTCTCCGCCTCTTCGACCCTCTCCTCCACGACCTTTGCCCGCGAAAAACCGTGCTTCAAACTACCGCGTAGTGATAAACGCAAAGCCCGACTACGACGCGACGTCCTCATGGCCTACGTCGCCGCCGTCTGCCAGACCTCGACCACTTCGGGCAAGGCGCAGGTTCAAGAGTGCGGTTTTGAAGCTTCCGCATCTCAACCAGGTCAAGCAGGACCTCAATCACAACAACAAGGAGTCGGAGGAGAACAACGACAACGACACGGAGGACGAGCACAAGGATGTGGAGGCCGCGCGGCTGTTGCTGCACAAGGGTCTGGCGTTTCACGCGCAGCAGAGCGGTCAGAAACATCATCATCACCAGAACCGCAGTCAGTTAGAGACAGAGAAGACGAAGGGGAAGAAGAAAGAGAACCGATACGAGTATCAGTATCAGGATCAGTACCAGTATGGGTCGCGTACACCACACGAAAAGCCACAGCGACAGGCACAGCCATCTGCGTCTAAGTCGAAGAAGAAGTCGAGTGATGGGCGTTCCAAGCGAAAGGTTATACGAGGTTATGACGCTACGATAACGAGCTATGCTGATAACGATGATGAGACCACGATCGACTCGATTCCGGAGCATCGTGCTATGAAGCGAAAGAAGGACTACAAGCGATCTGGCAAGATGCGAACCGGTACTTCTCCGGACGAGCCGCCTGTTGAGGATCAGCCTCTGCTCTTGCCAGAGGGACATGCTGGCGGGCACACTGTGGCAGATCGCAGGAAGCATCATCGGCTGAAGGGTGCAGACTTATATGTCACAAGGTTCGGCTGGGATGGCAAGCCTGACACGAAGCCAAAGCGAAAGTCAGCCACTTCAACTACTACTCCAGCCTCCGCAGACTCTCTCGCCGACAGCGTGTCATCGCTGTCATTAATCTCAGCCAGCAGTTCACATTCTGCCTCTGGCTCACTTCATGACGAGCTCACCAACCCCAACCCATCGCCATCGCACACCCCACCTCCAACCATGGCAGATGACTGCGGTTTCGATCGCAGCACAATTCATGCATCTCGGCCTTGCTATCGCTGCATCACTTTCATGCATAGCGTCGGCATTCGACGTGTTTTTTGGACAAATGATGCTGGTGATTGGCAGGGTGGCAAGGTCAGCGATCTGGTCGATAGCATGAATGGAGCAATGGAGAATGTGGCAGATGGAGGGCCGATGGGCAATGGCGTGTTTGTGACAAAGCATGAGGTTTTGATGCTGAGGCGGATGATGGGTGCGAATTGCTCCGTGGCTCAGAAGTAGGTTGAGATATACATCTAGCTTCACAATGCAATGCTTCGGCAAATCGATGTCACAACCCATGTGATTGAAGGACCACTAAGGTGCCATTCACTGGACTGGACCATGATGGCATGTTCTTTTTAGGATCCAGATCATGTTCAATACGCACCGTGACCCCAACCCAGGCCACACTTGCCTGAGACCATGACGATACTCAGCTTCACAGCCGTGCAACAGCAAGCTGGAGGAGACTAAGGAAGAGCAGGCGGTGGAGGCGTATGGTGTGTCTAGTACCAGAAGCAGTGACTGTCACGACAGGCACGCCATTCGAAGCTGACGCCTGACTCTGCGAGAATGGTGTAGAGGATCCAATAGCTTCGCCCGTCGAGGAGAGCGGCGTCATCGTCGAGGTCTGTGATTCTGGAACGAGAGAAGAGGTCCGCCCGGACGACGAGATCACACTGCTTGTCGGGGCGGTCGCTGATGCGGGTACCCTCAGCGATGCCGCAATACATCCGGGATCCCTTTAGATTCGGCGTCGCTGTACAGCCCCAGTTCGTGAGGATACACCCGTCACCGATACGGCTGTACAGGACGCAATAGCTCGAGATGATTGACGTGCTGCGCGGTATGTTAGTCTTGAGTTCAGCCCGGCTGACAGGACGTAAGGGGTTATCATTTCTGCACTTGGAAGTCGGAGTAGCACTCGTCGTCGCAACTGGAGGAGTGATCTACACAAGAGGTGGCCAAATTGCAGCCATCTATGGAGGCAGTACCGACCGTGGTCGTGCAACAGCCGAAGGCATTGAGACCGGTGTTCAAGCTGCAGTAGGAGGGGCATGTGAGAGTGTTATCTAATGACAAGTCAACAATCTGGTTATCCTTGACGCAACATGGAAACATGACTGACCTGATGCAATGTAGCCGCAAATGGAGTCTGCCGCATCCTCTTGTCGTTTGTGCCGCAGACTTTGATGTGGTAGACTTGTGGGCTTTGGCATTCATCCCAGGAAGCTCAGGTGGTCTGCAGCGCTGAGAGCTGTACTTCTTGCAATCTGCGCAGCCATCGCGCATAAGAGGTCATGATCCAGGACAGCGACGTGGATGTCAGTGTGTTCTTGTCAGACTTTCGAGACACGCAAGAACAATCGAGCGATACTGAAAGCAGGGTTGGAAAATGGGAGCGCAGCTCACTGCTCGAGTTATTCCTGGACGGTGTCGAGCCATGGCTCAACACAGCAACATGAGAGGCATCCATGTCTGAATGCAAAAAGCATACCGAACCACGGAGCCTTGCCTCAGCTACCTTGCCTGTCAATTGGTCAGTATTCTATGCTGGTATTAGCGTCGCTGACTGAGGCGTAAACTGTGCTACGATGGCGCACTCTCAATGCATGAAGCACTGCAACTGACAGCGGCGCTGATTCATAGCAGATGCGACTTCACATCTGAAAGCAGCCCCAATGGTGACGACCGGTGAGCCTCGTGTCGATGCGTTTGGACAATTCACACGCCCTGCTTGACATAAGCCTTCGCCTTCCTCGTCTTTCTCGCGGCACGCCATGTGAACAGCTGGGAAAGAGCAAGATGTGGCGTTGTACTCCTCGTACCACAACGTGCATGCCACCCAGAACAAGAATCTGGACTTCGGGTGGTGTGATCAGACCAACATGGATAGAAGACAGCGCTGTCGGCTTTCCGAGCCTTGCTACGACTCTGCACTCCTAAATGAATCATCGAATCTTCTCTGCGACACTGGAGACTCCATCGTGCCGGCAGAGAGCACCTACACAAGAACGAGCGACTTCATGGCCTACTCATTCTATGGCCCCTATGCCTGGCGACCGGGCTTCCAGTGAGCGTACTGGTATGGTTACCGGTAAATTTTGAGCCTCACTAATCAATAACCAACTGAATATTGGGCTCACCATTAGCATACCAGTGGTTACCTCCTTCCTAAATAGGAAGGTGGATGTAGTTTACAAGGTGTTGTTGCTATTGCTCGGTCCTGCCTGTACCTCTTCATTCACCTCATTCTCTGACACCTCCTGCTGTTGCTGAATCGTCCGCTTGTTGAAGTTGGTGTTGTAGTCCGCAACTATCGTCTCCTCACTGTCCACATCTTCGCCTTTGCCTAGAGGTCCGTACCAGTTACGGAGGCAACTACAGGCCTCTATAACGAGGTCTCCGAGCTGTGATCTTCGATAGTGTATCATATCACGGCCAGCACTGAAGCTACGCTCTAGAGCATCGCTTATAAGCGGCAGTGCCAGTGTATCGAAGGCAAATCGTGCTAGCTCAGGCTCTATATCTCGGCGTACGTACTAGTATCTAAGCACGTCGTATAGGGCTATGTTCTGGTCCTTAATCTCCTTTAGTGACTTGCCGGCGTGTGGAACAGGCTCATAAGCTTATAACAGGTAGCGCTCGAATGAGTCAACCCTTAGTGTTAGTATAAATAAGTCCGTGATCTTACGGCGCTTAAACTTCGACAGATTAGCTCGAAGATCGTCCTCGCTATCGGCCTTAACAATAGGCTATGTTTGAGTCTCTATAGCTTGCGATTGCGATTGTGACTGCTTCTTCTTCCCCTTCCGCTTCTTTAGAGGTGTTACGGTATCCGTAGAGGTGTTAATCTAGCTAGCGGGTTTATAGAACGTCTCCTAGATGTCTATCGCCTATGCTTTCGTACTCTTGATCTAAGACTGCTGATCTTTCGTACCGGCGCTCTAGAGGTCTTTAAACTACGCGTGTTTCAATATAGGGTTTAGTATCACTACGGCGTAGTAGATAGGCATGTCGTCTACGGCTTAGAAGTACTTCTCGACCTTCCGCTACGAGGCTTTATAGCATTTCGAGAGATAATCGAAGGAATCGTCTTTCTTAGTTTCCTACTTATACTCGGTATTATAGGCGTTAAGGGTGTTAAGTATAAAGTAGAGAGTCGGATACTAGTCGAAGAGGTGTCTCTACTCGCCCTAGGTGTCTATAGTCGTAATCTCGAAGACCTATAGCGTGTTATGTAGCCTGTCGAGTTAATACTAGTTACTAGTCGAGGGCGCATTGTTTTTAATAGTAGGATCGTCCCTGTTTTAGAAGCAGAAGGTGTTAATGCGtttcttaatagtaatagcaCGTCCGAACATATAATAGAAGCTGTTCTAGCGCGTAGAGTTGTCTTAAATAAGCTATAGGATAATAAGTTAGTAAAAGAGGTAAGTAGGTAGGAGGATGACGATAGCGGCTTTTGTTCGGCATATTGACGGGAAGCTCCCGAGGCAATAGATAGGCTTAGATAAGCACTAGCGCCGTCACGTACGCTATCCTAGGTATCCCTTACTCACCTTAAGGTTATTAAATTCCTCTAACCCTTCACCTCCTACTACCTCTCTAAACTTATCTAACCTCTATATTAAAGCCCTTATCTACTTTATTATATTATACAGCTTACTAATAGCACTACGAGTATACTAGAACGCCTCTACCGCCGTAAATACGCCCTCCTCCGTCTTTAGTTCCAGCTCCTTTAGGTCCCGATTAGATAActctcctagtagtagtgaCTTTGCGTAGAGGTTAGTAATATAGCCAAAATATCGTAGGCGGCGGCCCTTACGGTAATAGACCTTTATCTACGGGTACATCCTCCTTATTAACGTATTAACTACGGTGTCGTTATTACTAGTATTATCGGTTACGAAATACCCGATTCGGTATAAGATCGAGTACTCGGCGAACACCTCCTAAAGCGCGTCTATAATATTCGCGCTAgtatatttactacgtaGTCGCCTAAACGCTAAGAGCTTAGTACAACGCTTGCCTCGAGTAGAGATATAATAGGCATAAACCGAGACGATAGCGCGATGATTAGGAGAGGTCTAGACGTCGAATGAGATATAAATATCGCTTAGTGCCTTTAGCATTTCCTAGATTGACTTCGCCTTCTAGTTCTCGTACTTATAGAGCACCTACTTTCGAATAGTCACGCCGGCGCGTAGTAGATACTGTCTAATGTTCTGCGATAGGCAATAAACGAGCTCTCGAAAGTAGGCGTTCTCGACTATACGGAAGGcgatatagtagtatataatcTATCGGATAAGTAGTTGCTTAAATTCGTTAAACTTGGAGACTAACGCCTATATTAAAGTCGTCTACGCCGGATTAACGACAGGCTCTTTAACAACGGTAATAGGCTgactgtcatggtctccccacagagtgtacagaaggtggggacagaagagcctcagagtgctcagaagtcgtcaagaagtgacagtccagcttggtgtgtgagcaccaagaatcacatgccccgcaacattcactacgggacctagccctccaaattcacccctctaccaaaccttgacagattcacttcggctcgtgactgtgtgactcacggcactcccgcgagcacccgcgactgcgctggaccctggaagaagcacgtggaagactcggaacgtagggcaggttggaataaggttttgagcaaagctgctgagcgcggcttcgcacgggttagccctgttgatgcggggacacgcactcgcgagggtcgcgtataaatatctggccttccccaggcctctcttgctttcttcgtcttttgttttgtgtagccatcataccatacccttttgcatctgcacttcgcacctgcattctcgctttcacccttgcatctcacaggccaggctctcgccctgacatcacaaaagaccaacaaaccgtcaaccactcgagtcatcctgcaccgaaggcagcggcgttcgagaaggggatgtcagtccactcactgaagtggaatggagtgtcttggttgtcgaggttgacacctctatcggtggcgtggtcacccatgaggatgactcgagtggttgacggtttgttggtcttttgtgatgtcagggcgagagcctggcctgtgagatgcaagggtgaaagcgagaatgcaggtgcgaagtgcagatgcaaaagggtatggtatgatggctacacaaaacaaaagacgaagaaagcaagagaggcctggggaaggccagatatttatacgcgaccctcgcgagtgcgcggcttcgcacgggttagccctgttgatgcggggacacgcactcgcgagggtcgcgtataaatatctggccttccccaggcctctcttgctttcttcgtcttttgttttgtgtagccatcataccatacccttttgcatctgcacttcgcacctgcattctcgctttcacccttgcatctcacaggccaggctctcgccctgacactGACCCTACTTGTTTAATCTATAGACAGTAAGGTAAGAAAGTGGCCCTTGATTGCCGTTAACGATAGGCAGTTCTTGAGGCTTACCCTCTAGCTTATAGGTCTAGCAGTAATACACCTCCTTACTATTATCGTGCCGTATCAACAACTCGCTATGTTACTATACCGGAGAGGTCTGTTTACGCGTCCCTTTCGACTGTATCGCCTTCTTACGCGTGTACTCCTTGCTATAGAGCTTGAAGCAGTCCTTGTGCTTCTCCGGATAGA
Encoded here:
- a CDS encoding Cutinase 3, with amino-acid sequence MKSTLPLLVAAAASLTTCTPLTKRQFGSFGGFSSSTSSDLENGDCKAVTFIFARGSTETGNMGPTVGPSTCSALKAELGDDAVACQGVGGSYVADLGSNALPDGTTKAAIEEATGLFELAKSQCPDTQVVAGGYSQGAALMAAAVGGLDADTMATVKGVVLYGYTKNLQNGGKIPNYPADQTKVFCNASDGVCSGTLAVTAGHLTYGADVQEASEFLAGTVQA
- a CDS encoding Short-chain dehydrogenase/reductase prx4, whose amino-acid sequence is MASEVYTLTPDSANPPRNKTILITGGAGGIGLATALYLHGPAYENNVVVLDIASSPKLIEKSDLNQSPRFLYCQCDILSWTSQRDAFAQAAQKFGGIDCVFVNAGLAELGEQIWTDVYDSDGKLAEPQRATIDVDIRAVGDTLKLAMYHLRNDSAASAKKGSGEGRGGSIVMTASLAGYLASAGAPLYSAAKHGVVGYLRALKGDCAKTGIAISVIAPGITLTNIIVGRKEGQSLEDWGQDMARRGVPINDAETIALTVANLMGEGLKANGKGVLIQANKMQDLESGIAKSRAQWMGKEMLESFRGGRNAPLFPNKL